The Pieris brassicae chromosome 6, ilPieBrab1.1, whole genome shotgun sequence genome window below encodes:
- the LOC123711184 gene encoding kelch domain-containing protein 3, whose amino-acid sequence MYWTLHTHGGPRRVNHAAARVGDKIYSFGGYSSLEEYRLLEPISVHVLDTAIYKWAPVDYGNLKEAPFQRYGHTCVAYGDKIYLWGGRNYNVPCDIVYCFDTEELKWSTPLVTGRIPNGKDGHSACIVNNKMYIFGGFDYITDEYTNNLHYLNLHTMEWCYVCAKGSPPVGRDFHTALAYGDRMYIFGGRSELSRPHSNDQEYYCDLVYYFDTLTETWVKVKARGVKPDGRRSHSSWIHNDFMYIFGGYNDRKKTHYNDIHRYSLLSNHWEFINVYGTPPCKRRRQVCILHKDKYSDKVYLFGGTSPTDHVPVETKDDESEDEERVLDKDDLHLLEYLPSLKVLCIMYINKNKMNTTDLPKDLLVDIQIMTQPNKISSPIEGLTNL is encoded by the exons atgtattggacTTTGCACACTCATGGTGGGCCTCGGAGGGTGAATCACGCAGCAGCCCGGGTTGGTGACAAAATATACTCCTTTGGGGGTTATAGTTCATTGGAAGAATATCGACTCTTGGAGCCAATATCAGTACATGTATTAGACACAGCGATATACAAATGGGCTCCGGTAGACTATGGCAACTTGAAGGAAGCACCATTCCAGAGATATGGGCACACTTGTGTCGCATATGGAGACAAG ATTTATCTATGGGGTGGACGTAATTATAATGTACCTTGCGACATAGTCTATTGTTTTGATACTGAGGAACTTAAGTGGAGCACTCCCCTGGTAACAGGCAGAATACCTAATGGAAAAGATGGTCATTCAGCATGTAttgtcaataataaaatgtatatatttggaGGATTTGACTATATTACTGATGAATATACGAACAACTTGCACTATTTAAATCTACATACTATGGAATGGTGTTATGTGTGTGCTAAAGGGAGTCCACCAGTAGGGAGGGATTTTCATACAGCATTAGCATATGGGGATCGAATGTACATTTTTGGAGGCAGATCGGAATTAAGTAGGCCACATAGTAATGATCAAGAGTATTACTGTGATTTGGTCTATTATTTTGATACTTTAACAGAAACATGGGTAAAAGTTAAGGCAAGAGGAGTGAAACCAGATGGAAGACGGAGTCATTCGAGTT GGATACATAATgattttatgtacatttttgGTGGGTATAATGACAGAAAAAAGACACATTACAATGACATACATAGATATTCATTGTTAAGTAATCATTGggaatttattaatgtttatggCACACCTCCATGTAAAAGAAGACGTCAGGTGTGTATTCTGCATAAGGACAAATACAGTGACAAAGTATACCTATTTGGAGGAACGAG TCCAACAGACCATGTGCCTGTAGAAACAAAAGATGATGAAAGTGAGGATGAGGAACGAGTTTTGGATAAAGATGACCTACATTTATTGGAATACTTACCATCCCTCAAAGTACTTtgtattatgtacataaacaaaaataaaatgaatactaCAGACCTTCCAAAAGATTTATT agTGGATATCCAAATAATGACACAGCCCAACAAAATAAGCAGTCCTATTGAAGGACTAACAaatttgtaa